The region TCATAGTTAAATTGCACGGCACCGTTATAATCTTTTTCCGGTGAGAAGGTGAATGTACCGTCTTTATTATCGATAACCGTTCCATGATCAGCCACTAAATTGGCAATACTTAATTGGCCCACATCATTGTGATCAATGTCTGTTGCGTTGGCGAGTAGCTCAACCGTGCTCAGTTGCATGCTAGTGTCTTCAATTCCCGAAACTATGCGAACTTCGGCGGAAACAACTGGCGCATCATTGGTGCCATGAACTGTTACAGTGATATTTTGATGTGCGCTACCGTCGATAGACTCAACAGAAAATGTTTTTTGGTAAGATTCGCCTTGACCCAAATGCTGAACTTTTGCGTTGTCGATAGTGTAAGCCCAGTTACCGCGAGGATTGATGTAAAAATTCCCTCCTTCTGGTGTCGCTATATTTTGTGCAATAAAACCTGCTTGATCATGGTCGGGATCGATCACATGTAAATTTCCCCCACTCCATATTTGATCAGGTGTGCTTGCTGAAGTGCGATCTTCATAGGCATGTTCAGTGAAACTAGATCCGGGTGAAACTTCAATTCTTGCTTGGTTATCTTCGCCAATCACTTTCACCATGATTGTCAGCTTCTGACCGTCACTGGTTTCAACTTCATAGGGGATCTGCATCGATTCGCCAGTTTTTAAACTAGCAACTTGATCACTGGCGCTTCGATTAAGAGCTGACTGTAAACTAAAGTCATAGGACCCGTTTGGATAAACATTAAAATAACCCGGGTCGTAGCCTTGTCCCAAATAAGTACCACTATGGATAAATTGTGTATTATCGCCACTATCCGGATCGATAAGCTGAAGATTTCCTCTGTACACATTATGTTGGCTATCTAACGTTTGCGTTTCGGTTAATTGAATAACATTAGAGACCAGTGTGGCTTTATCATCAGTACCTTCAATGGTTAAATCAGCTGTTTGTTGAGTGTGACCGCCTTGTCCATCAATTACTTGGTAAGCAATAGTGATTGTTTGTGACTGACCATTAGCTAGGTGTTGATAAGCAGCATTAGTTGCATCAACAATGATCGTATGACCATCTGCATCAATTGATATACCTGGAGGTAACTGTGCCGAATTATGAGTACCATCTATAGAATAAGAGAGTTGGTTAATACTTAATGTATCGCCCTCTTTGTCTGAAGCGCCCAGTAATAAATCTACGGTATGATGATTACTAGCATCTTCTTTAACGGTATCAGTTATTGGTAGAACATCAGGATTATCGTTGATGGCAGCCAGTGTTGTTGAAGCGCCAGTATGTGTGACTCCACCATGAGCATCTTTTACATCATAAGTGAAATGCACTTGGCCGTTGTAGTCTTGATCAGGATGGAAAGTAAATGATCCATCTGCATTTTTAGTGATTGCACCATGATCGGCAGTGACTGAATCAATATGTAATTTATCATTACCATCAACATCGCTCGAATTTACTAATAATTGAGCTTGAGTGAAAATAATATCGGTGTCTTCAGTACCTGTTTGTAATACCACTTCAGATGAAACAACAGGTGCATCGTTGGTACCCGTTACTTTAATGATAATATCTTGTGCAGTGCCGTCGGTCGTATAAACACGATGAGTAACCAATACCTCCTGATTAGCCCCTAAATGCTGAAGCTTGGCGTTATCTACGTCATAGACCCAATTACCTGAAGCACTTATGTGCAAAGATCCGCCAAAGGGATCACTTACGGTGGTGGAACGAGTATATTGGAAACCTTGTTGTCCTGCGTCAGGGTCGGTAACAAGCAGATGGCCTGTTACTTCAATATGATTTTGAGAATAAATATTATGATCTTCAAAAGCACTTCCTGTTATATCTCCGCCGACTATTGCCGCATCATTAACAGCTGAAAGTGTGGTGGTTGCACCTGTATGTGTTATGCCACCATGAGCATCTTTAATGTCATAGCTTAAATGCACTTGACCGTTATAATTTTTCTCTTGAGTGAGGGTAAACGTACCGTCTTTATTGTCTAAGATAGATCCATGATCGGGGTGTAGATTTTCAATGGTGAGCAAGCCGATATCATTGTTATCAACATCAACAGTATTGGTAAGTAACTGTGCTAGTGTAATCGTTTGGCGAGTATCTTCAGTTCCAGCATTTAGCTGTACTTCCGACGAGCAATAAGGACGGTCATTACTACCATGAATAGTGATAACGATATCGTGTGGAGTGCCATCTTTACTGTGGATGGTTATCGTGTCGGTTAGCTCTTCACCCTCGCCAAGTTTATCAATGGCAGTGCCCACCGTACCAGACATAGCGCCGTTATGCTGGTTTCCTGCATTAACGTTATAGTGCCATCCACCATCCGCGTTTAATATAAGTCGGCCGTAGCTGCCGTGGTAGGTATACCCATATCCCTGACCACCACCTTGATTGGTATCAAATTCATTTTCCCCTGTATCGGGGTCAGAGATATTCAACTTACCATCAGCGTATAACATTGCACCCGTCAAATGACTCATACCAGCATGAGCCTGATCAGGCGACATATCTTTACCTGCAGTATTTTCAGTCACACTGCCAGTGTCGACGCCACTGATCATTGCATTGTCTTGAACTGCTGTAAGCGTAGTAATCGCACTTGCATGCGTTACTCCGCCGTGGGCATCTTTGACATCATAGGTAAAGTGAACCTGACCGTTGTAGTCTTTTTCTGGTGTGAAGGTAAAGGTGCCATCGGTATTATTTAACATAGAGCCATGATCGGCATGCAGATTTTCAATAACCAGTAATCCGGCATCGTTTTTATCGACATCGACGGTATTAGTAAGCAGTTGTGCAGTTGTCAGGGTTTGGCGTGTATCTTCGCTGCCACTTTGTAGCACCACCTCAGATGAACAATAGGGTCTGTCGTTACTGCCGTGAATGGTGATAACGATGTCGTGTGTTGTACCATCTTTTGAGTGAACCGTAATAGTATCGGTTAGGCTTTGGCCTTCGCCGAGTTGGTCAATTGCGGTGCCGCGAGTTGTGGGTCTTGCACCAATAGCGGCTCTATGTCCCGCATCAGCATGATAATGCCAGGTGCCATCGGTGAGTAAGATTAGATCGCCATAGGTGCCGTGGTAGTCGTAACCATTGCTACCTTGGCGTTCAAAACCTGATTCACCGACATCCGGATCGGTTATTGTCAGTTTGCCATCGGCATATAGCGTTTTATTGCCAAGTGTGGCTATCCCTGGTTGGGAATAGTCGGGTGACATGTCTGTGCCCGCGGTATTCTCAGATATCGAGCCAGTATCAACGCCAGCAATTTGTGCTTTATCGTCAGTGCCGTTAATGGTCACCGTGATGTTTTGCTCTGTGCCGTCAACACTATGAATCGATAACGTATCCGTTAATGATTCACCGGTTTTTAAGCCTTGAATGGCGATTTGTGAATTGTCGGCGGTGTAGGTCCAATGGCCAAGTTCATTAATTGATAGGGTACCAAATTGGCCTTGCTGTGATGTGGCAGCGAATAGGCTTTGGCCGTTATCAGCATCAGTGACTGTGAGTGCGCCATCTATTCTAAGCTGACCTGAATGGACATCTTTATCTTCGGTTAAACTAGCTGTTGATGTGCCACCAATAATGGCTTTGTCGTCAGTACCATTAATGGTTACGGTGATTTTTTGCTCTGTGCCATCAACCGAGTGAACTAACACTGTATCGGTAACGGATTCACCGGTTTTAAGACCTTGAATACTCGGCTGGGAATTATCGGCGGTATAGGTCCAGTGACCTAAATTGTTAATCGATAAATTGCCAAATTGACCTTGTAATGACGTCGCTGAAAACTGAGCTTGGCCGTTATCTACATCAGTAACATTTAATGCGCCATCAACCCTAAGCTGACCTGAATGAACATCCTTATCTTCAGTTAAGCTAGCCGTTGATGTGCCAGCAATAACGGCTTTGTCATCAGTGCCATTAATGGTGACGGTAATTTTTTGCTCTGTGCCATCAACTGAATGTACAAGCACAGTGTCAGTAACGGATTCACCGGTTGTAAGGCCTTGAATATTCGGCTGTGAGTTATTTGCTGTGTAAGTCCAATGACCTAGATTATTGATACTCAAGGTACCGAATTGACCTTGCAGTGATTCTGCTGAAAACTGAGCTTGGCCGTTATCTAAATCGGTAACAGTGAGTGCTCCATCTATTCTAAGCTGGCCAGAATGAACATCTTTATCTTCGATCAGGCTTGCAGTGGAAGTGCCACCAATAACGGCTTTATCGTCAGTACCGTTGATGGTTACGGTAATTTTTTGCTCTGTGCCATCAACGGAGTGAACTAGTACAGTATCGGTGACGGATTCGCCAGTTTTAAGCCCTTGAATACTCGGCTGGGAATTATCGGCTGTGTAGGTCCAGTGGCCTAAATTGTTAATCGATAAAGTGCCGAATTGACCTTGTAAGGATTCTGCTGAAAACTGAGCTTGGCCGTTATCTGAATCGGTAACAGTTAGTGCACCGTCTATTTTAAGCTGGCCACTATGAACATCTTTATCTTCTGTAAGGCTTGCAGTGGAAGTGCCGCCAATAACCGCTTTATCGTCAGTACCGTTAATGGTAATTGTGATTTTTTTCTCTGTGCCATCAACCGTGTGAACTAACACCGTATCGGTGACGGATTCGCCTGTTTTAAGCCCTTGAATACTTTGCAGGGAGTTATCGGCAGTGTAGACCCAATGACCTAGATTATTGATGCTCAGAAGACCGAACTGACCTTGTAGTGATTCTGCTGAAAATTGTGCTTGGCCGTTATCTACATCAGTAACACTTAATACCCCATCAACCCTAAGCTGACCTGAATGAACATCCTTATCTTCGGTTAAGCTAGCCGTTGATGTGCCTGAGATAACCGCTTTATCATCGGTGCCATTGATGGTGATAGTAATTTTTTGCTCTGTGCCGTCAACTGAATGTACAAGCACAGTGTCAGTAACGGATTCACCTGTTCTAAGCCCTTGAATACTTGGCTGTGAGTTATCGGCGGTATAGATCCAGTGACCTAAGTTGTTAATCGATAAAGTTCCGAACTGACCTTGTAGTGATGTAGCGGCGAATTGGCTTTGGCCGTTATCAACATCAGTGACTGTGAGTGCGCCATCTATTCTAAGCTGGCCAGAGTGGACATCTTTATCTTCGGTTAAACTGGCTGTTGATGTGCCACCAATAACGGCTTTATCGTCAGTACCATTGATGGTGACGGTGATTTTTTGCTCTGTGCCATCAACTGAATGTACAAGCACAGTGTCAGTAACTGATTCACCTGTTTTAAGACCTTGAATAGTCGGCTGAGAGTTATCGGCGGTATAGGTCCAATGGCCAAGGTTGTTGATACTCAGAAGACCGAACTGACCTTGCAGTGATGTAGCAGCGAATTGGCTTTGGCCATGATCCGCATCTGTTACCGTCAGCGCCCCATCTACTCGAAGCTGTCCACTATGAACATCTTTATCTTCGGTCAGGCTTGCCGTACTGGTTCCAGCTATTTGGGCTTTATCATCAGTGCCGTTGATGGTGACTGTGATTTTTTGTTCTGTGCCGTCAACTGAATGTACAAGCACAGTGTCAGTAACAGATTCACCTGTTGTAAGACCTTGAATAGTCGGCTGAGAGTTATCGGCGGTATAGGTCCAGTGACCTAAATTATTGATGCTCAGCGTACCGAACTGGCCTTGCAGGCTTTCAGCGTTGAACAGCGCTTGATTGTTATCTACATCAGTTACGGTAAGTGCGCCATCTATTCTAAGTTGACTTGAATGAACATCTTTATCTTCGATCAGGCTTGCAGTGGAAGTGCCGCCAATAACCGCTTTATCATCAGTACCATTGATGGCGACGGTGATTTTTTGTTCTGTGCCGTCAACTGAATGTACAAGCACAGTGTCAGTAACGGATTCACCTGTTTTAAGCCCTTGAATACTTGGCTGCGAGTTATCGGCGGTGTAGGTCCAATGACCAAGTTCATTAATTGATAGGGTACCAAATTGGCCTTGCTGTGATGTGGCAGCGAATAGGCTTTGGTCATTATCCGCATCAGTTACGGTAAGTGCGCCATCGACTCGAAGCTGGCCACTATGAACGTCTTTATCTTCGGTTAAACTGGCTGTTGAAGTACTACCAATAACCGCTTTATCATCGGTGCCGTTAATGGTGACGGTAATTTTTTGCTCTGTGCCATCAACTGAATGTACAAGCACAGTGTCAGTAACGGATTCACCGGTTTTAAGACCTTGAATAGTCGGCTGAGAGTTATCGGCGGTATAGGTCCAGTGGCCTAAATTATTGATACTCAGCGTACCGAATTGACCTTGCAGTGATTCTGCTGAAAATTGTGCTTGGCCGTTATCTACATCAGTAACACTTAATACCCCATCAACCCTAAGCTGACCAGAATGAACATCCTTATCCTCGGTTAAGCTAGCCGTTGATGTGCCTGAGATAACCGTTTTATCATCGGTGCCGTTAATGGTGACGGTAATTTTTTGCTCTGTGCCATCAACTGAATGTACAAGTACAGTGTCAGTAACGGATTCACCGGTTTTAAGACCTTGAATAGTCGGCTGAGAGTTATCGGCGGTATAGGTCCAGTGACCTAAATTATTGATACTCAGGGTACCGAGCTGACCTTGCAGACTTTCTGTGTTGAACTGCGCTTGATTATTATCTACATCAGTAACATTTAATGTGCCATCAACCCTAAGCTGACCTGAATGAACATCTTTATCTTCAGTTAAGCTAGCCGTTGATGTGCCAGTAATAACGGCTTTGTCATCAGTGCCATTAATGGTGACGGTAATTTTTTGTTCAGTGCCATCAATACTATGAACTAGCACTGTATCGGTGACGGATTCGCCTGTTTTAAGCCCTTGAATACTCGGCTGTGAGTTATCGGCGGTATAGATCCAGTGACCTAAGTTGTTAATCGATAAAGTTCCGAACTGACCTTGTAGTGACATCGCTGAAAACTGAGCTTGGCCGTTATCTAAATCGGTAACAGTGAGTGCGCCATCTATTCTAAGCTGGCCAGAGTGGACATTTTTGTCTTCGGTTAAACTGGCTGTTGATGTGCCACCAATAACCGCTTTATCATCGGTGCCGTTAATGGTGACGGTAATATTTTGCTCTGTGCCATCAACTGAATGTACAAGCACAGTGTCAGTAACGGATTCACCGGTTTTAAGCCCTTGAATAGTCGGCTGAGAGTTATCGGCGGTATAGGTCCAGTGACCTAAATTATTGATACTCAGCGTACCGAACTGGCCTTGCAGTGATGTAGCAGCGAATTGGCTTTGGCCATGATCCGCATCCGTTACCGTCAGCGCCCCATCTACTCGAAGCTGGTCACTATGAACGTCTTTATCTTCGGTTAGGCTTGCCGTGCTGGTTCCAGCTATTTGGGCTTTATCATCAGTGCCGTTAATCGTGACGGTAATTTTCTGCTCTGTGCCATCAACTGAATGTACAAGCACTGTGTCAGTAACGGATTCACCTGTTTTAAGACCTTGAAGACTCGGCTGGGAGTTATCGGCGGTGTAGATCCAATGACCTAGATTATTGATGCTTAGGATACCGAATTGACCTTGCAGGCTTTCTGCGTTGAACTGGGCTTGATTGTTATCTACATCAGTTACGGTAAGTGCGCCATCTATTCTAAGTTGACTTGAATGAACATCTTTATCTTCTGTCAGGCTTGCCTTACTGGTTCCAGCTATTTGGGCTTTATCATCAGTGCCGTTAATGGTGACGGTAATTTTCTGCTCTGTGCCATCAACGGAGTGAACTAACACTGTATCGGTAATGGATTCACCGGTTTTAAGACCTTGAATAGTCGGCTGAGAGTTATCGGCGGTATAGGTCCAGTGGCCTAAATTATTGATGCTCAGGATACCGAATTGACCTTGTAATGATTCTGCTGAAAATTGTGCTTGACCGTTATCTACATCAGTAACACTTAATACCCCATCAACTCTAAGCTGACCTGAATGAACATCCTTATCTTCAGTTAGATTAGCCGATGACACTCCACCAATTTGAGCTGTTTCATTGCTACCGTTAATGCTAATGGTAACTTGTTTTGATACTGGGGTGCCTGAGCTATCAGTTGCTGTGACAGTGAAGGTTTCAACTGCTACTTCTCCCTGATGTAGGGCTAAAGTCGTTGCTGAATGATTGTCTAAAACGTATTGCCATTCTCCAGATTTTGGGTCAATTATGAGCTGGCCAAATTGACCTATCCCATTTGAGGCCGACCAAGTGATGCTATCGCCATTATCTGGATCGGTAGCTATGAGGTTGCCTGAAACGGTATCAATCGAACCTAGCTCATTGAGACTAGCATGATGTATACCTGAAATTTGTGGTAAATCGTTACTACCTTCTACCTCTACAGCAATGACAGAGCTCACTTTATTACCTTGGCTGTCAGTGGCTGAAATAACAAATTGTTCGGTTTGGTGAGTTCCTTCCGATAATGCATTTGTTTGCTGGTTATTATTATCAAGTTGGTAATGCCATTCGCCAGTTAATTGGTTTAACGTTAACTCACCATATTTACCTTGAGCATTGTCTGTACTCCACAAAACTTGGTTAGCATCAGTGCCTGTAGCTTGCATTACGCCACTCGCAGTACTCACTGCATTATCTTCTTTTAATTGTGCTGCTGATGGTTGACTTGCTATTTCTATTGGGGTTTCATTCGTGCCAGTGCCAGTGCCAGTGCCAGTGCCAGTGCCAGTGCCAGTGCCAGTGCCAGTGCCAGTGCCAGTGCCCAGTGCCAGTGCCAGTGCCAGTGCCAGTGCCAGTGCCAGTGCCAGTGCCAGTGCCAGTGCCAGTGCCAGTGCCAGTGCCAGTGCCAGTGCCAGTGCCAGTGCCAGTGCCAGTGCCAGTGCCAGTGCCAGTGCCAGTGCCAGTGCCAGTGCCAGTGCCAGTGCCAGTGCCAGTGCCAGTGCCAGTGCCAGTGCCAGTGCCAGTGCCAGTGCCAGTGCCAGTGCCAGTGCCAGTGCCAGTGCCAGTGCCAGTGCCAGTGCCAGTGCCAGTGCCAGTGCCAGTAGAGGGAGGGGTAATATCTGGTGTTGGTGCACCTTTTACTATCTCTGTGACTTCATGTGTTGCAGTTTGTGTTGAAGTTTGTGGTGCGATGACATTTGAAACTAAATGAGATGATGAATTAATGGTAAAAGCAGTCTGAAAGTCTTGTTCAGGTAACGAAATCTGAGATGTTCTAAACTGGCTTATGTCTTGGGTTGTGATATTACCATTATGAAAATGTGCCCCCGCTGCTAGTCCTGTTGTTTGAGTTGAACCTGTTTCTACAATAAGCTTATTCATTGGCTGCAGCTGACTCTGAGTCATCGGATTGCTATCA is a window of Shewanella donghaensis DNA encoding:
- a CDS encoding VCBS domain-containing protein, producing the protein MQATGTDANQVLWSTDNAQGKYGELTLNQLTGEWHYQLDNNNQQTNALSEGTHQTEQFVISATDSQGNKVSSVIAVEVEGSNDLPQISGIHHASLNELGSIDTVSGNLIATDPDNGDSITWSASNGIGQFGQLIIDPKSGEWQYVLDNHSATTLALHQGEVAVETFTVTATDSSGTPVSKQVTISINGSNETAQIGGVSSANLTEDKDVHSGQLRVDGVLSVTDVDNGQAQFSAESLQGQFGILSINNLGHWTYTADNSQPTIQGLKTGESITDTVLVHSVDGTEQKITVTINGTDDKAQIAGTSKASLTEDKDVHSSQLRIDGALTVTDVDNNQAQFNAESLQGQFGILSINNLGHWIYTADNSQPSLQGLKTGESVTDTVLVHSVDGTEQKITVTINGTDDKAQIAGTSTASLTEDKDVHSDQLRVDGALTVTDADHGQSQFAATSLQGQFGTLSINNLGHWTYTADNSQPTIQGLKTGESVTDTVLVHSVDGTEQNITVTINGTDDKAVIGGTSTASLTEDKNVHSGQLRIDGALTVTDLDNGQAQFSAMSLQGQFGTLSINNLGHWIYTADNSQPSIQGLKTGESVTDTVLVHSIDGTEQKITVTINGTDDKAVITGTSTASLTEDKDVHSGQLRVDGTLNVTDVDNNQAQFNTESLQGQLGTLSINNLGHWTYTADNSQPTIQGLKTGESVTDTVLVHSVDGTEQKITVTINGTDDKTVISGTSTASLTEDKDVHSGQLRVDGVLSVTDVDNGQAQFSAESLQGQFGTLSINNLGHWTYTADNSQPTIQGLKTGESVTDTVLVHSVDGTEQKITVTINGTDDKAVIGSTSTASLTEDKDVHSGQLRVDGALTVTDADNDQSLFAATSQQGQFGTLSINELGHWTYTADNSQPSIQGLKTGESVTDTVLVHSVDGTEQKITVAINGTDDKAVIGGTSTASLIEDKDVHSSQLRIDGALTVTDVDNNQALFNAESLQGQFGTLSINNLGHWTYTADNSQPTIQGLTTGESVTDTVLVHSVDGTEQKITVTINGTDDKAQIAGTSTASLTEDKDVHSGQLRVDGALTVTDADHGQSQFAATSLQGQFGLLSINNLGHWTYTADNSQPTIQGLKTGESVTDTVLVHSVDGTEQKITVTINGTDDKAVIGGTSTASLTEDKDVHSGQLRIDGALTVTDVDNGQSQFAATSLQGQFGTLSINNLGHWIYTADNSQPSIQGLRTGESVTDTVLVHSVDGTEQKITITINGTDDKAVISGTSTASLTEDKDVHSGQLRVDGVLSVTDVDNGQAQFSAESLQGQFGLLSINNLGHWVYTADNSLQSIQGLKTGESVTDTVLVHTVDGTEKKITITINGTDDKAVIGGTSTASLTEDKDVHSGQLKIDGALTVTDSDNGQAQFSAESLQGQFGTLSINNLGHWTYTADNSQPSIQGLKTGESVTDTVLVHSVDGTEQKITVTINGTDDKAVIGGTSTASLIEDKDVHSGQLRIDGALTVTDLDNGQAQFSAESLQGQFGTLSINNLGHWTYTANNSQPNIQGLTTGESVTDTVLVHSVDGTEQKITVTINGTDDKAVIAGTSTASLTEDKDVHSGQLRVDGALNVTDVDNGQAQFSATSLQGQFGNLSINNLGHWTYTADNSQPSIQGLKTGESVTDTVLVHSVDGTEQKITVTINGTDDKAIIGGTSTASLTEDKDVHSGQLRIDGALTVTDADNGQSLFAATSQQGQFGTLSINELGHWTYTADNSQIAIQGLKTGESLTDTLSIHSVDGTEQNITVTINGTDDKAQIAGVDTGSISENTAGTDMSPDYSQPGIATLGNKTLYADGKLTITDPDVGESGFERQGSNGYDYHGTYGDLILLTDGTWHYHADAGHRAAIGARPTTRGTAIDQLGEGQSLTDTITVHSKDGTTHDIVITIHGSNDRPYCSSEVVLQSGSEDTRQTLTTAQLLTNTVDVDKNDAGLLVIENLHADHGSMLNNTDGTFTFTPEKDYNGQVHFTYDVKDAHGGVTHASAITTLTAVQDNAMISGVDTGSVTENTAGKDMSPDQAHAGMSHLTGAMLYADGKLNISDPDTGENEFDTNQGGGQGYGYTYHGSYGRLILNADGGWHYNVNAGNQHNGAMSGTVGTAIDKLGEGEELTDTITIHSKDGTPHDIVITIHGSNDRPYCSSEVQLNAGTEDTRQTITLAQLLTNTVDVDNNDIGLLTIENLHPDHGSILDNKDGTFTLTQEKNYNGQVHLSYDIKDAHGGITHTGATTTLSAVNDAAIVGGDITGSAFEDHNIYSQNHIEVTGHLLVTDPDAGQQGFQYTRSTTVSDPFGGSLHISASGNWVYDVDNAKLQHLGANQEVLVTHRVYTTDGTAQDIIIKVTGTNDAPVVSSEVVLQTGTEDTDIIFTQAQLLVNSSDVDGNDKLHIDSVTADHGAITKNADGSFTFHPDQDYNGQVHFTYDVKDAHGGVTHTGASTTLAAINDNPDVLPITDTVKEDASNHHTVDLLLGASDKEGDTLSINQLSYSIDGTHNSAQLPPGISIDADGHTIIVDATNAAYQHLANGQSQTITIAYQVIDGQGGHTQQTADLTIEGTDDKATLVSNVIQLTETQTLDSQHNVYRGNLQLIDPDSGDNTQFIHSGTYLGQGYDPGYFNVYPNGSYDFSLQSALNRSASDQVASLKTGESMQIPYEVETSDGQKLTIMVKVIGEDNQARIEVSPGSSFTEHAYEDRTSASTPDQIWSGGNLHVIDPDHDQAGFIAQNIATPEGGNFYINPRGNWAYTIDNAKVQHLGQGESYQKTFSVESIDGSAHQNITVTVHGTNDAPVVSAEVRIVSGIEDTSMQLSTVELLANATDIDHNDVGQLSIANLVADHGTVIDNKDGTFTFSPEKDYNGAVQFNYDIKDAHGGITHTQAGLTLTASQDVATFSGDSTGDVHEGHSFTAADGTVTNSSVGDRSPDHQHGNIGKLWNDQIHTDGHLNINDADSGEAHAQTGVYHGSYGQVILQTNGDWSYYASIGQDATGRTIDKLGQGQSLTDTVTITSADGTTHDIVITIHGSNDRPYCSSEVQLNAGTEDTRQTITLAQLLTNTVDVDNNDIGLLTIENLHPDHGSIAINADGSFSFTPEKDYNGQVHFTYDVKDAHGGLTHTGATTTLAAVGDAATFSHTDSGAIKEDRHVEGDADQSVAVSGVLNVTDPDANESAFVASRNVQAVSDPLHGHLSIGRAGDWTYSVPNANLNHLAEGETIQVTYQVRSRGGDTHNITVDVVGTNDAPAISVHTLADGSEDISYQMQANQFGFTDVDNKDTLHSVSITDLPDPLQGKFMLDGQAISANQVIAAGDISKLQFVPAHNFNGDVGFSYTVNDGHVDSVKASNTLHISPVNDAATIDGQTQSSTSASITEDSATSVISGQLTLVDPDASEDKFASNTQISGQYGQLTVDQDGSWHYALNNASPLVNMLSAGQQLTDTITVTSPDGTASQTIAITINGHSDTPSLQLQEAGATQGLDLFAGIQGNGISQLQYSTDGVNFNSQIPAGFSLGADGHTLEVDPANAAYDHLANGAQHKIWVNYQLQEGAGSSTHQSSQQAEVVIVGTSDKPLIHSFDANSAQFSGPVTGNLLQGATDVDDGAQLVLQDLQFKDPTTQHYVTVHSGQDANIKGVGHITIASNGDYTFTPDPSFSGDTPGFIYRVVDTHGDYQDNSQNMLDIHINANHQPRVQTFTASTAEDTDFQFTAASFGYQDSDSDAFDHLSINQLPDPATGSLWLNGHGVTQGQAIDANDIDKLIFKPAANFNGDAHFSYVASDGHQDSAAHTAVLTVTAVNDQPLLSINQTSHTQGHLVATDVDTGDTLSFSAPQLTGQFGSLSIDPDSGAYTYTQNNSVAQMNYNPATATYSGVDVFEVQVSDHHGGVASKYISFSAEATVSSTTAGTLVISSSVTNQPIVSNTLPTGHSVATPPSNHVSIDLSATSDSGSSNHDDLTNDTTPTVTGHTDIPFSTVTIYDGNTPVGHALSNASGDYNATLSSLAEGLHNLSAKALAPSSILPAVSSVVDIQVDTQASSTIKLDPITSDNVINAQESGADISVTGQVSGDTHQGDSVSLVVEQHSYSATVDASGHFSVNIAGIELASSSSITASVVTTDSAGNPANASQVMHYSSDTQVGMPTITFESPGNDNAYSKAEIAQGHAGTITATIHAATDAQVGEHLNINGVDHVLDANSLAHGIALEVAPSSIVKAIMTDEHGNVNSALNIAAGAKPEPIVVTAPPGSHHIGASLGAPTLLPTQTPVPVAEQGWKILVNGHYQTSFTSQWGTLSINPKTGQLNYQEHADTHTGPHGSATNVGVHEDKFEVALQGSHHDDVIMHVQVSILSRGPGHSGKLTLGSEVLDMTVTPTFSHPVSPQPSAADAHDEPQSEAITEVSINLNDIVVDGADANTEQDKNTELNAIKQDSAEQNDTKQDNTEQEPSNDGSAHTESEPIPISQPAAAMSATASAPIDHYLQMVGLSHTDVAPATDLPSIAGLPDMHALSSSDPQTDMLDTSQVDAFENPLDDDKNDHQQLEEHNPNDDSIAQHDANQANDDDLLHQALNDMHNQF